In Polaromonas sp. JS666, one genomic interval encodes:
- a CDS encoding sulfite exporter TauE/SafE family protein encodes MDSQTLLVVMGAALAGFVQGLSGFGFGLVAMSVWAWTIDPRLAAAMAVFGALTGQLVAAATVRRGFDLRRLAPFVAGGLLGIPAGLLMLPLMDVQMFKAFLGMLLMLWCPAMLMAGQLPRITAGGRLGDGLAGGVGGMMSAMGGFSGVIPTLWCTLRGYDKHAQRAIIQNFNLAMLMVTMATYIATGIVTRETVPMLAIVAPAMLLPSLIGARVYIGISEVMFRKIILSLLTASGAALLGSSLPQLLGRAS; translated from the coding sequence ATGGATTCGCAGACACTCCTGGTCGTGATGGGTGCCGCACTTGCCGGCTTTGTGCAGGGCCTTTCAGGCTTTGGCTTCGGCCTCGTCGCCATGTCTGTCTGGGCCTGGACGATTGATCCGCGGCTTGCCGCCGCCATGGCGGTTTTTGGTGCCCTGACCGGGCAGCTGGTGGCTGCCGCTACGGTGCGCCGCGGTTTTGATCTGCGGCGGCTGGCCCCTTTTGTGGCCGGTGGCCTGCTCGGCATTCCCGCCGGACTGCTGATGCTGCCCTTGATGGACGTGCAGATGTTCAAGGCCTTTCTGGGCATGCTGCTTATGCTCTGGTGCCCCGCCATGCTGATGGCAGGCCAATTACCCCGCATCACCGCGGGCGGTCGTCTCGGCGACGGGCTGGCGGGCGGCGTAGGCGGCATGATGAGTGCGATGGGTGGTTTTTCGGGTGTCATTCCCACGCTCTGGTGCACGCTGCGCGGCTATGACAAGCACGCCCAGCGCGCCATCATTCAGAACTTCAATCTGGCCATGCTGATGGTCACCATGGCCACTTACATCGCCACCGGCATCGTGACCCGCGAAACCGTACCCATGCTGGCCATCGTGGCGCCGGCGATGCTGCTGCCTTCACTCATCGGCGCGCGGGTCTACATTGGCATCAGCGAAGTAATGTTCCGCAAGATCATCTTGAGCCTGCTGACCGCCTCGGGTGCAGCCCTGCTGGGCTCCTCGCTGCCACAGCTGCTGGGCCGGGCGAGCTGA
- the gcvP gene encoding aminomethyl-transferring glycine dehydrogenase, giving the protein MLMPSAKPLGELENPSEFIPRHIGIDEADEVHMLSVVGSASRRDLIDGIVPRSIARTSTMAIPAPVTEAAALKQLKAIAAKNQVFKNFIGQGYYGTYTPGVILRNILENPAWYTAYTPYQAEISQGRMEALINFQTMVCDLTGMPIANASMLDEATAAAEAMTLARRSVKSKSNVFIVAGDCHPQTIEVIQTRARPLGIEVKVSTAVTTLPQLMAEGNYFGVLAQYPATTGSIHDLRPLAGQAHVDGAALCVAADLLALTLLTPPGEWDADIVLGNTQRFGMPMGNGGPHAAYLACRDEFKRSLPGRLVGVSVDVHGNPTYRLALQTREQHIRREKATSNICTAQVLPAVIASMYAVYHGPQGLRRIAERVAAYTAIFVRGLQELGYEITDLGAFDSVTVKTGDATNLIAERARQSGANLRCRLNNHLGVSLDETTSRKDIELLWSFFAQPGQTVPVVSAFEEGIESLIPADLRRTSAFLTHPVFNTHHSETGMLRYIRMLSDKDLALDRSMIPLGSCTMKLNATSEMIPITWPEFANIHPFAPQEQLQGYAELDKQLRDWLCQATGYKGISLQPNAGSQGEYAGLLVIKAFHEAHGQGHRNICLIPSSAHGTNPASAQMAGMTVVVTACDAQGNVDMEDLKAKCEKHSANLACMMITYPSTHGVFETHVQDLCQLVHSHGGRVYVDGANMNALVGVAAPGEFGGDVSHLNLHKTFCIPHGGGGPGVGPVCVVADLVPYLPGHATAGYAGGGRAFGEGTSFSAGPPQGKEAPSGGSALHEVKSVGAISAAPLGNAAVLPISWMYCRMMGAEGLKQATEIAILSANYISSRLKDHYPTLYASENGHVAHECILDLRPLKETSGVTAEDVAKRLIDYGFHAPTLSFPVAGTLMVEPTESETLDELDRFIDAMIAIRQEIRRIEKGEWPQDDNPLKAAPHTAASLLKGEWMHAYTRDVGAAILSKTQHAKYWPPVGRVDNVYGDRNLFCSCVPVSDYA; this is encoded by the coding sequence ATGTTGATGCCATCCGCCAAGCCGCTGGGCGAGCTTGAAAACCCCTCTGAATTCATCCCGCGCCACATCGGCATTGATGAGGCCGATGAAGTGCACATGCTCAGTGTGGTGGGCTCCGCCTCGCGCCGCGACCTGATTGACGGGATTGTTCCGCGTTCGATCGCGCGCACCAGCACCATGGCCATTCCGGCGCCAGTGACTGAAGCGGCAGCCCTCAAGCAGCTCAAGGCGATCGCAGCCAAAAACCAGGTGTTCAAGAACTTCATCGGCCAGGGCTACTACGGCACCTACACGCCGGGCGTGATCCTGCGCAACATCCTTGAAAATCCCGCCTGGTACACCGCTTACACGCCCTACCAGGCCGAGATTTCGCAGGGCCGCATGGAGGCGCTGATCAACTTCCAGACCATGGTCTGCGACCTGACCGGCATGCCGATTGCCAATGCCTCCATGCTCGATGAGGCCACCGCCGCCGCCGAGGCCATGACGCTGGCCAGGCGCAGCGTGAAAAGCAAAAGCAATGTGTTCATCGTCGCCGGCGACTGTCATCCGCAAACGATTGAAGTCATCCAGACCCGCGCCAGGCCGCTGGGCATTGAAGTCAAGGTCAGCACCGCAGTGACTACCCTGCCGCAGCTCATGGCCGAAGGCAATTACTTTGGCGTGCTGGCCCAGTACCCGGCCACCACCGGCAGCATCCACGACCTGCGCCCGCTGGCCGGCCAGGCGCATGTAGACGGCGCGGCCCTGTGCGTGGCCGCCGACCTGCTGGCACTGACCCTGCTCACGCCGCCCGGCGAATGGGACGCCGACATCGTGCTGGGCAACACCCAGCGCTTTGGCATGCCCATGGGCAACGGTGGCCCGCACGCGGCCTACCTCGCCTGCCGCGACGAGTTCAAGCGCTCCCTGCCCGGCCGCCTGGTGGGCGTGAGTGTCGACGTCCACGGCAATCCGACCTACCGCCTGGCGCTGCAGACGCGCGAGCAGCATATCCGCCGCGAAAAAGCCACCTCCAACATCTGCACCGCCCAGGTGCTGCCCGCCGTGATTGCCAGCATGTATGCGGTCTACCATGGGCCGCAGGGCCTCAGGCGCATCGCAGAGCGCGTGGCGGCATACACCGCCATCTTCGTGCGCGGCCTGCAGGAACTCGGCTATGAGATCACCGACCTGGGGGCCTTTGACTCCGTCACCGTCAAGACCGGAGATGCCACCAATTTAATAGCTGAACGCGCCCGTCAGTCCGGGGCCAACCTGCGATGTCGCCTGAACAATCACCTGGGCGTGTCACTGGACGAAACCACCAGCCGCAAGGACATTGAACTGCTGTGGTCCTTCTTTGCCCAGCCCGGCCAGACGGTGCCCGTGGTCAGCGCCTTTGAAGAGGGCATCGAGTCCCTGATTCCGGCCGACCTGCGCCGCACCAGCGCCTTCCTGACCCACCCGGTGTTCAACACCCACCACTCCGAAACCGGCATGCTGCGCTACATCCGCATGCTCAGCGACAAGGACCTGGCGCTGGACCGCAGCATGATCCCGCTGGGCAGCTGCACCATGAAGCTCAACGCGACCAGCGAGATGATTCCCATCACCTGGCCCGAGTTTGCCAACATCCACCCCTTTGCCCCCCAGGAGCAACTGCAGGGCTATGCCGAACTCGACAAGCAGCTGCGCGACTGGCTGTGCCAGGCCACCGGGTACAAAGGTATCAGCCTGCAGCCCAATGCGGGTTCGCAGGGCGAATACGCCGGCTTGCTGGTGATCAAGGCCTTCCACGAAGCACATGGCCAGGGCCATCGCAACATCTGCCTGATTCCCTCATCGGCCCACGGCACCAACCCGGCCAGCGCCCAGATGGCGGGCATGACGGTCGTCGTCACGGCCTGCGATGCGCAGGGCAATGTGGACATGGAGGACCTGAAAGCCAAGTGTGAGAAGCACAGCGCCAATCTGGCCTGCATGATGATCACCTACCCCAGCACGCATGGCGTCTTTGAAACCCATGTGCAAGACCTTTGCCAGCTGGTGCATTCGCACGGCGGCCGGGTCTATGTCGATGGCGCCAACATGAACGCGCTGGTCGGCGTGGCAGCCCCCGGCGAATTCGGCGGCGACGTCAGCCACCTGAATCTGCACAAGACTTTCTGCATCCCGCACGGCGGCGGCGGGCCGGGCGTGGGTCCGGTTTGCGTGGTGGCCGACCTGGTGCCTTACCTGCCCGGCCATGCCACAGCCGGATATGCAGGAGGCGGCCGAGCCTTCGGAGAGGGCACCAGCTTTTCCGCCGGGCCGCCCCAAGGAAAAGAAGCCCCCTCGGGGGGCAGCGCATTACACGAAGTGAAAAGCGTGGGGGCCATTTCCGCCGCGCCTTTGGGCAATGCAGCCGTGCTGCCGATCAGCTGGATGTACTGCCGCATGATGGGCGCCGAAGGCCTGAAGCAGGCCACCGAGATCGCCATCCTGAGCGCCAACTACATCAGTTCGCGACTGAAAGACCACTACCCAACGCTGTACGCCAGTGAAAACGGCCATGTCGCGCATGAGTGCATTCTGGACCTGCGTCCGCTGAAGGAAACCAGCGGCGTCACCGCCGAAGACGTCGCCAAGCGGCTGATCGACTACGGTTTTCACGCGCCGACGCTGAGCTTCCCGGTCGCCGGCACGCTGATGGTGGAGCCAACCGAGAGCGAAACGCTGGACGAGCTGGACCGCTTCATCGACGCGATGATCGCCATTCGGCAGGAAATCCGCCGCATCGAAAAAGGCGAGTGGCCGCAGGACGACAACCCGCTGAAGGCCGCGCCGCATACGGCGGCAAGCCTGCTCAAGGGCGAATGGATGCATGCCTACACACGCGATGTGGGGGCAGCCATACTCAGCAAGACCCAGCACGCCAAATACTGGCCGCCAGTGGGCCGCGTCGACAACGTCTATGGCGACCGCAACCTGTTTTGCAGTTGCGTGCCCGTGAGCGACTACGCCTGA